In the genome of Blastopirellula marina, one region contains:
- a CDS encoding MFS transporter has protein sequence MSNEEEEAIANQSPLANPVFRAIWIASVASNIGTWVQDVGTAWLMTTLAPSPIMVALVQAAATAPMFVLALPAGALADIVDRRKLILLAQLWMLLAAASLAVLTFTENVTPFVLLAITFALGIGFALNSPAWQAIVPDLVPSQQLDSAVTLTGVGINVARAIGPAIGGVLVARAGPEAAFLFNSVSYVGVLFVLYRWQPVPTGDQTPKESIGGAIAIGVRYVNHNPIFQIVLLRTLAFIFFGSALWAHLPLIAKEQLGTEAGGYGLLLGTIGIGAVGTAFLLPRLRKRVSSNSIVTGSTVGLAAAFVAMGFIASLPSMCLALLPVGAFWVANLSSLNVSAQTTIAQWVKARALAVYLLVFFGGMSSGAIFWGVIASQLGIQYSLVLAASGMIVTTIATLPFPLTKVEKQGLLPSLHWPVPYVALSTVDHSSPVIVTIEYQVAGEDQEGFLQLMKKLRRSRLRTGAYRWFLSQDVADHERWIETFFVASWSEHERQHHRVSHEDALIQSQIAALHFGDDPPVVSHKIVRYS, from the coding sequence ATGTCGAACGAGGAAGAAGAGGCAATCGCGAACCAATCACCGCTCGCAAATCCTGTTTTTCGAGCAATCTGGATTGCCAGTGTTGCTTCGAATATTGGTACATGGGTCCAGGACGTCGGTACTGCGTGGCTCATGACGACCTTGGCGCCTTCTCCCATAATGGTCGCTCTCGTACAGGCGGCGGCAACTGCGCCGATGTTTGTTTTGGCTTTACCTGCTGGTGCACTTGCAGACATTGTTGATCGGCGAAAACTGATTCTGCTAGCCCAACTTTGGATGCTGCTTGCCGCGGCGAGCCTCGCGGTTCTTACGTTTACCGAGAATGTTACCCCATTCGTATTGCTTGCAATAACATTCGCTCTCGGTATTGGGTTTGCCTTGAATTCTCCTGCTTGGCAAGCAATCGTTCCCGATCTTGTACCTTCGCAGCAATTGGACAGTGCAGTCACGTTGACTGGGGTCGGAATCAATGTAGCACGAGCGATTGGGCCTGCGATTGGTGGGGTGTTAGTTGCACGTGCTGGCCCGGAGGCTGCGTTTCTCTTTAATTCAGTAAGTTACGTGGGCGTTCTATTTGTGCTGTATCGGTGGCAGCCTGTACCGACGGGTGACCAGACGCCGAAGGAAAGCATCGGTGGAGCGATAGCCATTGGTGTCCGCTATGTAAACCACAATCCGATCTTTCAAATTGTTCTTCTGCGTACGCTGGCGTTCATCTTCTTTGGAAGTGCACTATGGGCGCACCTACCGCTTATCGCCAAAGAGCAACTAGGCACGGAAGCCGGAGGATACGGTTTGCTTCTAGGAACGATTGGCATCGGCGCGGTGGGTACTGCATTTCTACTTCCAAGACTGAGGAAAAGGGTCTCGAGCAACTCGATAGTAACTGGATCGACGGTAGGCCTTGCGGCTGCTTTTGTGGCAATGGGGTTCATCGCAAGTCTTCCGTCGATGTGTCTCGCTCTACTCCCCGTCGGAGCATTTTGGGTAGCCAACCTGTCGAGTTTGAATGTTTCCGCCCAGACGACGATAGCCCAATGGGTAAAAGCACGTGCTCTTGCCGTTTACTTGTTAGTGTTTTTTGGTGGCATGTCGAGCGGTGCCATTTTTTGGGGAGTGATCGCCAGCCAGTTGGGAATTCAGTATTCCCTCGTCTTAGCCGCTTCAGGAATGATTGTGACAACGATTGCAACTTTACCCTTCCCACTAACCAAGGTTGAGAAGCAAGGACTGCTGCCTTCCTTGCATTGGCCAGTTCCGTACGTTGCACTCAGTACCGTAGACCATTCGAGTCCTGTTATTGTGACCATAGAATACCAAGTCGCTGGCGAAGACCAGGAAGGCTTCCTCCAACTGATGAAGAAACTAAGGCGATCCCGGCTCCGAACAGGCGCCTACCGCTGGTTCCTTTCACAGGACGTTGCGGATCACGAGCGTTGGATAGAGACCTTTTTCGTCGCTTCCTGGTCGGAACATGAACGTCAGCATCACCGTGTGTCGCACGAAGATGCACTGATCCAATCACAAATTGCGGCGTTACATTTTGGAGATGATCCGCCGGTAGTTTCTCACAAGATTGTGCGATACAGTTGA
- a CDS encoding NAD(P)-dependent alcohol dehydrogenase: MTVKAYAVTKAKGDFEPFEFELGNIDPYEVDIKVESCGICHSDLSMVDDEWGMAKFPLVPGHEVVGRVSAVGDHVTHVKIGDRVGLGWHAGYCMMCDQCMSGDHNLCSSAEPTIDGRHGGFADTVRAKAPSVVKIPDGLKASEAGPLLCGGIAMFNPMVQAGLSPTDSVGVIGIGGLGHMGLKFAAAWGCHVTAFTSDSKRQEALDMGAHDTINSRDPAAIKAATGRFDLVLSTVNVPLDWNSVLATLKPRGRLMMPGAVTEPLGLKLLPDMMFKQLSVGSSPVGTPAVIRQMLEFAARHNIAPVNEHFPMSKVNDAFEHLRSGKARYRIVLDRD, encoded by the coding sequence ATGACAGTCAAAGCTTATGCCGTAACAAAAGCCAAGGGTGACTTCGAGCCGTTCGAATTTGAACTCGGAAACATCGACCCCTACGAAGTTGACATCAAAGTTGAGTCGTGCGGCATCTGCCATAGCGATTTGAGCATGGTAGACGATGAGTGGGGCATGGCAAAGTTTCCGCTCGTGCCTGGGCACGAGGTTGTCGGCAGGGTTTCCGCCGTTGGCGATCATGTCACGCACGTAAAGATTGGTGACCGTGTTGGGCTGGGCTGGCACGCCGGCTACTGCATGATGTGCGATCAATGCATGAGTGGCGATCATAACCTCTGCTCAAGCGCTGAACCGACGATAGATGGTCGGCACGGTGGTTTCGCCGACACGGTCCGAGCGAAAGCACCCAGCGTGGTGAAGATCCCTGACGGGCTGAAGGCAAGTGAAGCGGGACCGCTGCTCTGTGGTGGCATTGCCATGTTTAATCCAATGGTTCAAGCCGGTCTGTCACCGACTGACAGCGTTGGAGTGATCGGTATCGGTGGACTCGGTCACATGGGTCTCAAGTTTGCGGCGGCATGGGGATGTCATGTCACGGCGTTCACATCCGATTCCAAAAGACAGGAGGCTCTTGACATGGGCGCTCACGATACGATCAATTCCCGCGACCCAGCGGCCATCAAAGCCGCGACCGGCAGATTTGATCTTGTATTGTCGACAGTAAACGTGCCGCTGGACTGGAACTCAGTCCTCGCGACATTGAAGCCGCGCGGTCGCCTGATGATGCCAGGAGCAGTGACGGAACCGCTTGGGCTCAAGCTTCTGCCAGACATGATGTTCAAGCAGCTATCGGTTGGCTCGTCGCCGGTTGGAACTCCCGCCGTCATTCGCCAGATGCTTGAATTCGCAGCTCGGCACAACATCGCACCGGTCAACGAGCACTTCCCAATGAGCAAGGTTAACGACGCCTTTGAACATCTCCGCAGTGGTAAGGCTCGCTATCGCATCGTACTTGATCGGGACTGA
- a CDS encoding CBASS cGAMP-activated phospholipase: MFRILSLPGGGLRGAFAIEFLAEIEQRLDHAIGEYFDLIAGTSTGSITASALCHGMTAKALEDFYNDYSEQIFRPREPYRPSSALRPIYSLLRSILAGRSSINLDHFFQSRYCPFSLNDALEAGFGDCRLSELSKSRLLVPSVNLSDGKTRVFRTPHLPRRSDSHDWRVVDVIIASAAAPTYFPHKTMPDGKSYVDGGLWANDPGLAAISETVRITEQCRREEDVPFNLSDIWMLSLGTGQSSYSLSPPNADAGMLYWSRHIAEVMSISQVQGTQLPLRFVLESRYRQVDFDLNDPTWTLDNTAATGELFQLGHERASELFSEIRDPYFLEPTTPFVPFNQ, from the coding sequence ATGTTTCGAATTCTATCTCTTCCCGGTGGTGGCCTTCGCGGAGCATTTGCCATCGAGTTCCTGGCAGAGATAGAGCAACGCCTTGATCATGCAATCGGTGAGTACTTTGACCTAATTGCTGGCACTTCAACTGGTTCCATTACCGCAAGTGCGTTATGTCACGGGATGACGGCCAAAGCCCTGGAGGACTTTTACAACGACTACTCGGAACAAATCTTTCGCCCTCGTGAACCTTATCGTCCCAGCTCGGCGCTTCGTCCGATTTACTCGCTTCTGAGATCGATTCTAGCGGGCAGATCTTCTATTAATCTCGATCACTTCTTTCAGTCTCGCTATTGCCCGTTCAGCCTGAACGATGCGTTGGAAGCAGGCTTTGGTGATTGTCGACTTTCTGAACTTAGCAAAAGCCGGCTGCTTGTCCCTTCCGTGAATCTTAGCGATGGCAAGACAAGAGTGTTTCGGACCCCGCATCTTCCGCGCCGGAGTGATTCTCATGACTGGCGCGTCGTTGATGTGATTATCGCTTCCGCGGCTGCCCCGACTTATTTTCCCCACAAAACGATGCCTGATGGCAAGAGTTACGTCGATGGCGGGCTCTGGGCGAACGATCCAGGACTAGCAGCCATCTCAGAAACAGTTCGTATCACAGAGCAGTGTCGTCGAGAAGAGGACGTCCCTTTTAATCTCTCCGATATTTGGATGCTGTCTCTTGGCACGGGGCAATCAAGCTATTCCCTCTCACCACCTAACGCGGACGCAGGCATGCTGTATTGGAGTCGGCACATCGCGGAAGTCATGAGCATTTCTCAAGTGCAAGGAACACAGTTGCCTTTGCGTTTTGTTTTAGAGTCACGATATCGCCAGGTAGACTTCGACCTCAACGATCCGACATGGACTTTGGACAATACTGCTGCCACTGGTGAACTGTTTCAACTTGGTCATGAGCGTGCAAGTGAGTTATTCAGTGAAATTCGCGATCCCTATTTTCTTGAGCCAACAACCCCTTTTGTACCCTTCAATCAATAG
- a CDS encoding peroxiredoxin-like family protein, with translation MLKPKQRVPDLTVKTVGGPEWTLSGQSPENFTFLFFYRGYHCPICRKYLGSIDRKFDDLSSMGIYAVAISSDSEERATRSKDEWKVQHLPIGYGLSIDQARHWGLYISRAIKADEPEIFSEPGLFIVRPNLELYAASLQTMPFTRPSIEELIGGFSYIIQNDYPGRGEA, from the coding sequence ATGCTCAAACCAAAACAACGGGTTCCTGACCTCACGGTGAAAACTGTCGGCGGACCGGAATGGACGCTCAGTGGTCAGTCGCCGGAAAACTTCACGTTCCTGTTCTTCTATCGCGGCTATCACTGCCCGATCTGCCGCAAGTACCTGGGCAGCATCGATCGCAAGTTCGACGACTTGTCATCGATGGGCATCTACGCGGTTGCGATCAGCAGCGATTCGGAAGAACGTGCAACACGGAGTAAGGACGAATGGAAAGTCCAGCATCTCCCAATCGGATATGGGCTGTCCATCGACCAGGCTCGTCATTGGGGGCTGTACATTTCCAGAGCCATCAAAGCGGACGAGCCTGAAATCTTCAGCGAACCCGGCCTGTTTATCGTTCGACCTAATCTGGAATTGTATGCTGCGTCGCTCCAGACCATGCCATTCACTCGTCCGTCTATTGAGGAATTGATTGGCGGCTTTAGCTACATTATCCAGAACGATTATCCCGGACGCGGCGAGGCGTAA